The following are from one region of the Prevotella communis genome:
- a CDS encoding Crp/Fnr family transcriptional regulator has product MPNLSLTPRDVARELARRYSTMTHEELDILESVLVPMKFAKNEKILGEGETCEYIYWVVKGLVRQYYFKNGKELTEYMATENTIVMSIESLFKEKPSSQIIHALEPTIVYAMPKKELEAVAMRSVNIQILYRKILEESLIISQQHADMLRFESAQDRYQKLVKSSPQLVLRAPLVYIASYLQMTPETLSRVRTAVLLNS; this is encoded by the coding sequence ATGCCAAACCTAAGTTTAACCCCGCGCGATGTGGCCCGCGAACTGGCCCGCAGATATAGTACAATGACACACGAGGAGCTTGATATCCTTGAGAGCGTGCTCGTGCCCATGAAGTTTGCCAAGAACGAAAAGATTCTGGGCGAAGGTGAAACATGTGAATATATTTACTGGGTAGTCAAGGGTTTGGTACGACAGTATTACTTCAAGAACGGTAAGGAACTGACGGAGTATATGGCTACCGAGAACACCATCGTGATGAGTATCGAGAGTCTGTTTAAGGAAAAGCCCTCTTCGCAGATCATCCATGCGCTCGAGCCAACCATCGTTTATGCGATGCCAAAGAAAGAACTTGAGGCTGTGGCTATGCGTAGCGTGAACATTCAGATTCTGTATCGTAAGATTCTGGAGGAGTCGCTGATTATCAGTCAGCAGCATGCAGATATGTTGCGCTTCGAGAGTGCTCAGGACCGTTATCAGAAACTGGTGAAGAGCAGTCCGCAGCTGGTGTTGCGTGCTCCCTTGGTATATATTGCCAGCTATCTGCAGATGACGCCAGAGACATTGAGTCGTGTGCGTACAGCGGTATTATTGAATTCATAA
- a CDS encoding helix-turn-helix domain-containing protein, which produces MEIELSPKSISLLADALAPRVAVIIMQKMNEDPMKEEWVDTRTAARILGIKPNTLRKNIDKYTHVKSGDKRQGHLLFLRSELINAFAK; this is translated from the coding sequence ATGGAAATAGAACTCTCACCAAAGTCAATCAGCCTGCTTGCCGACGCTCTCGCTCCACGTGTCGCCGTCATCATCATGCAGAAGATGAACGAAGACCCGATGAAGGAAGAGTGGGTTGACACAAGAACAGCAGCAAGGATTCTCGGTATCAAGCCCAATACATTGCGTAAGAATATCGACAAGTACACTCACGTCAAGTCCGGCGACAAAAGGCAGGGACATTTGCTCTTCCTACGCTCCGAACTCATAAACGCTTTCGCAAAATGA
- a CDS encoding PD-(D/E)XK nuclease-like domain-containing protein, which yields MNHDPYYSRSEVSNSDLTALRNKLHPALDFVKPAARAKAFHLGTLVDGLVTEPKNCNHYRLTVGDEKYTSDEWKWGKQQLEKLRKAATKDAFLDYVLKNAVGQQVFVNPSQHFDLGCYSFDLPTRCKFDWHLGLFGGDLKTCSATTQDAFEQSIDFFDWDRSRAFYMDLTHSLNPSLGNQDFIYAVSKTANKVFFKKIVRGDELYERGRQKYLELAFQYWLFT from the coding sequence ATGAATCACGACCCTTACTACTCTCGCTCAGAGGTCTCTAACTCCGACCTCACAGCCCTGCGCAACAAGCTACACCCTGCCCTCGACTTCGTGAAGCCTGCGGCACGTGCCAAGGCGTTCCACCTCGGTACGCTCGTCGATGGTCTCGTCACAGAGCCTAAGAACTGCAATCACTACAGGCTCACCGTTGGCGACGAGAAATATACGTCCGACGAATGGAAGTGGGGCAAGCAGCAGCTCGAAAAACTGAGAAAGGCGGCAACGAAAGATGCTTTTCTCGACTACGTGCTGAAAAATGCCGTCGGCCAGCAGGTCTTCGTCAACCCCTCTCAGCACTTCGACCTCGGTTGCTACTCCTTCGACCTGCCTACGCGCTGTAAGTTCGACTGGCATCTGGGCCTCTTCGGTGGCGACCTGAAAACATGCAGCGCAACGACACAGGATGCTTTTGAACAGAGCATCGACTTCTTCGATTGGGACAGAAGCCGTGCGTTCTATATGGACCTCACGCACTCTCTCAATCCTTCTCTGGGCAATCAGGACTTCATCTACGCTGTCTCAAAGACGGCAAACAAAGTCTTCTTCAAGAAGATTGTACGTGGCGACGAACTCTACGAGCGTGGCCGACAGAAGTACCTCGAACTGGCCTTCCAATATTGGCTCTTCACTTAG
- the dnaN gene encoding DNA polymerase III subunit beta, whose amino-acid sequence MKQKKKKFSSAEKMLPLLQQLQQTYANRCDSFWIHTRAESGRFWIDVSVNTDGLAFADFSFYQFDKAETLERKYNRLCDYLKQVYFLIHSLMKFVVSKKALEEDIKALSKVINKKNALPILSDFVLEVKNTTLIIMASDGEICVQTQVQLSENEGGDGIFCLPQEDITNALKQLSEQPITIEASLELGNCTVTHSSGSFSFICESSDEYPKPHFPSPESTAINIDTEQVKKAIARSLFAVAHDELRPVMNGIHFNFTKDYTDVVASDGHRLIRNREYGVIVDHPASFIMPAKAAKFINTALGKDGGQVTFQFDDNNCVATFDSTTVNFRLIEGRYPNYDSVIPKKTNHDAVVDRLSLINGLQRVSPFANESSNLIKFTFNDNVLTLDAEDFDFSRTATNRVACDFSDKQLAIGFKGASAIEILKNLTAPEVIFKIVDPSHGCIIIPNDDDITEEEITALLMPMLIND is encoded by the coding sequence ATGAAGCAAAAGAAAAAGAAATTCTCGTCAGCCGAGAAGATGCTGCCGCTACTTCAGCAGCTACAACAGACCTACGCCAACAGGTGTGACTCCTTTTGGATTCACACAAGAGCAGAAAGCGGACGTTTCTGGATAGACGTTTCCGTAAACACTGATGGACTCGCCTTTGCCGACTTTAGCTTCTACCAGTTCGACAAGGCAGAGACACTTGAACGTAAGTACAACCGACTCTGTGATTATCTCAAACAAGTTTATTTTCTAATTCATTCGCTTATGAAATTCGTAGTTTCAAAGAAAGCACTCGAAGAGGACATCAAAGCCCTCTCGAAAGTCATCAACAAGAAGAACGCGCTGCCCATCCTCTCGGACTTCGTGCTCGAAGTAAAGAACACCACGCTTATCATCATGGCTTCCGATGGTGAAATCTGTGTGCAGACACAGGTGCAGCTCTCTGAGAATGAAGGTGGCGACGGTATCTTCTGCCTGCCACAAGAGGACATCACCAACGCCCTCAAACAACTCTCTGAACAGCCCATCACCATCGAGGCATCGCTGGAACTGGGCAACTGTACGGTCACTCATTCCTCTGGCTCCTTCTCGTTCATCTGCGAGTCTTCCGACGAGTACCCGAAGCCTCACTTCCCATCGCCTGAGTCCACGGCCATCAACATCGACACCGAACAGGTGAAGAAAGCCATCGCCCGCTCTCTCTTCGCAGTAGCTCACGACGAGTTGCGACCAGTAATGAACGGCATCCACTTCAACTTCACCAAGGACTATACCGACGTGGTGGCATCCGACGGTCACCGACTCATTCGCAACCGCGAGTATGGAGTCATCGTTGACCATCCCGCCTCGTTCATCATGCCTGCCAAGGCTGCAAAGTTCATCAACACCGCTCTTGGCAAAGATGGTGGTCAGGTGACGTTCCAGTTCGATGACAACAACTGTGTGGCCACCTTCGACTCTACAACGGTCAACTTCCGACTCATTGAGGGCCGCTATCCTAACTACGATAGCGTTATTCCAAAGAAGACCAACCACGACGCAGTGGTTGACCGCCTCTCATTGATCAACGGCCTGCAGCGCGTCAGCCCCTTCGCCAACGAGTCAAGCAATCTCATTAAGTTCACCTTCAATGACAATGTGCTCACACTCGACGCTGAGGACTTCGACTTCTCACGCACGGCAACAAACCGTGTCGCCTGCGACTTCTCTGACAAGCAGCTCGCCATCGGATTCAAGGGTGCCAGTGCCATCGAGATTCTTAAGAACCTCACGGCTCCCGAGGTCATCTTTAAGATTGTTGACCCCTCTCACGGCTGCATCATCATCCCCAACGACGATGACATCACCGAAGAGGAAATCACCGCTCTGCTCATGCCAATGCTTATCAACGACTAA
- the lepA gene encoding translation elongation factor 4 → MKNIRNFCIIAHIDHGKSTLADRLLERTKTIQVTEGQMLDDMDLERERGITIKSHAIQMEYEKDGEKYILNLIDTPGHVDFSYEVSRSIAACEGALLVVDATQGVQAQTISNLYMAIDNNLEIIPVINKIDMPSAMPDEVEDEIVDLIGCDPEDIIRASGKTGEGVDDILNAVVDRIPHPVGDEEAPLQALIFDSVFNSFRGIIAYFKVNNGVIRKGDKVKFFNTGMEYEADEVGVLKMDMIPRKELRTGDVGYIISGIKNSKEVKVGDTITHIDRPCEKAIEGFQEVKPMVFAGVYPIDPADYENLRASLEKLQLNDASLTFQPESSVALGFGFRCGFLGLLHMEIVQERLDREFDMDVITTVPNVSYMCYTKQGEVKEVHNPSGLPDQTMIDHIEEPYIRASIITAADFIGPIMTLCLDKRGELLDQQYVSGNRVELHFMLPLGEIVIDFYDKLKSISKGYASFDYHIDSFRPSKLVKLDILLNGEPVDALSTLTHQDNAVTFGRRMCEKLKELIPRQQFDIAIQAAIGAKIIARETVKQVRKDVLAKCYGGDVSRKRKLLEKQKRGKKRMKQIGNVEVPQKAFLAVLKLD, encoded by the coding sequence ATGAAGAATATCAGAAATTTCTGTATAATAGCACATATTGATCACGGCAAGTCAACGCTTGCCGATAGATTGTTGGAACGTACCAAAACCATTCAAGTGACTGAGGGTCAGATGCTTGACGATATGGATTTGGAACGCGAGAGAGGTATTACAATTAAAAGTCACGCTATCCAGATGGAGTATGAGAAGGATGGCGAGAAATATATCCTGAATTTGATTGACACTCCGGGCCATGTGGACTTCTCGTACGAGGTATCAAGAAGTATCGCTGCCTGTGAGGGTGCTCTGCTGGTGGTCGATGCTACACAGGGTGTACAGGCTCAGACCATCTCAAATCTATATATGGCTATTGATAACAATCTGGAGATTATTCCTGTTATCAACAAGATTGACATGCCCAGCGCTATGCCCGACGAGGTGGAGGATGAAATCGTAGATCTGATTGGGTGCGACCCTGAGGATATCATCCGTGCATCAGGAAAGACGGGCGAGGGTGTTGACGACATACTGAATGCCGTGGTGGATCGTATCCCTCATCCCGTGGGCGATGAGGAGGCTCCGCTTCAGGCATTGATTTTCGACTCTGTATTCAATTCCTTCCGTGGTATTATTGCTTACTTCAAGGTAAATAATGGCGTCATCCGTAAGGGCGACAAGGTGAAGTTCTTTAATACCGGTATGGAATACGAGGCCGACGAGGTGGGTGTGCTGAAGATGGACATGATTCCCCGTAAGGAGTTGCGTACTGGCGACGTAGGTTATATTATCAGCGGTATCAAGAACTCAAAGGAGGTGAAGGTGGGTGATACCATTACCCATATAGACCGTCCGTGCGAAAAGGCGATTGAGGGATTCCAGGAAGTGAAGCCTATGGTCTTCGCCGGTGTCTATCCCATCGATCCTGCAGATTATGAGAACCTGCGTGCATCGCTTGAGAAACTGCAGCTTAACGATGCCTCACTGACCTTCCAGCCTGAGTCTTCTGTGGCTCTGGGCTTCGGTTTCCGTTGCGGTTTCCTCGGACTGCTCCACATGGAGATTGTCCAGGAACGCTTGGATCGTGAGTTCGACATGGATGTGATTACCACCGTGCCCAACGTATCGTATATGTGTTATACGAAGCAGGGCGAGGTGAAAGAGGTGCACAACCCCTCTGGTCTGCCTGATCAGACGATGATAGACCATATCGAGGAACCTTATATCCGTGCATCAATCATTACGGCAGCCGACTTTATCGGACCTATCATGACGCTCTGCCTGGATAAGCGTGGTGAACTCTTGGACCAGCAGTATGTCAGCGGAAACCGTGTGGAACTGCATTTCATGTTGCCGCTGGGTGAAATCGTGATTGACTTCTATGATAAGCTGAAGAGTATCTCTAAGGGCTATGCTTCGTTCGACTATCATATCGATTCGTTCCGTCCCTCAAAGCTTGTCAAACTGGATATTCTGCTCAATGGCGAACCTGTGGATGCTTTGTCTACGCTGACCCATCAGGACAATGCCGTGACCTTTGGCCGCAGGATGTGTGAGAAGTTGAAGGAACTGATTCCGCGTCAACAGTTTGATATTGCTATCCAGGCTGCTATCGGCGCAAAGATTATAGCTCGCGAAACGGTGAAGCAGGTGCGTAAGGACGTGCTGGCCAAGTGTTATGGTGGTGACGTGAGTCGTAAGCGTAAACTGCTGGAGAAACAGAAGCGAGGCAAGAAGCGCATGAAGCAGATTGGTAATGTGGAAGTGCCACAGAAAGCCTTCCTTGCTGTGTTGAAACTTGATTAA
- a CDS encoding patatin-like phospholipase family protein, translating into MIQRLDRHTGLVLEGGGMRGVFTSGVLDAFMKYELYFPYVVAVSAGACNGLSYMSRQPRRARYSNIDMLRKYGYISLKNLLVQGCIFDPNILYERFPAEIVPFDYKAYAANPAPFEMVTTNCLTGQAEYLSEKHDARRITAIAKASSSLPYVAQITMVDGIPMLDGGIIDSIPVLRATSQGHPFNVVVMTRNKGFRSTERDVNIPSFIYKEYPHLREALSHRVEAYNQQLEMVECMERWGEILVIRPQRKMEVGRTCGDVAKLERLYEEGFREGEKFCQMFRF; encoded by the coding sequence ATGATTCAGCGTCTTGACAGACATACAGGACTGGTTCTTGAGGGTGGTGGCATGCGTGGTGTATTCACCAGTGGGGTGCTTGATGCCTTCATGAAATATGAACTATATTTCCCTTATGTGGTAGCTGTTTCGGCAGGTGCCTGCAATGGTCTTTCGTATATGAGCCGGCAGCCTCGTCGTGCGCGTTATTCCAATATCGACATGTTGCGCAAATATGGCTATATCTCGCTGAAGAATCTCCTTGTTCAGGGTTGCATCTTTGATCCCAACATCCTCTATGAGCGCTTTCCTGCTGAAATCGTTCCTTTCGACTATAAGGCCTATGCTGCCAATCCGGCTCCTTTTGAGATGGTCACCACCAACTGTCTTACAGGACAGGCTGAGTATCTCAGTGAGAAGCATGACGCACGTCGTATTACGGCAATAGCCAAAGCCAGCAGCTCGCTGCCTTACGTCGCCCAGATCACGATGGTCGATGGTATCCCTATGCTCGATGGTGGCATTATCGACTCCATTCCCGTACTTCGTGCTACTAGTCAAGGTCATCCGTTTAATGTCGTTGTCATGACACGCAACAAGGGCTTTCGTTCTACCGAGCGCGATGTCAATATACCTTCTTTTATATATAAAGAGTATCCGCATCTGCGTGAAGCTTTGAGCCACCGTGTTGAGGCCTACAACCAACAACTGGAGATGGTGGAGTGCATGGAGCGTTGGGGGGAAATACTCGTCATCCGTCCGCAGCGCAAGATGGAAGTGGGTAGAACTTGTGGCGATGTCGCAAAGTTGGAACGTCTCTACGAGGAAGGCTTCCGTGAGGGAGAGAAGTTCTGTCAGATGTTCCGATTTTAG
- a CDS encoding aminopeptidase C, with the protein MKKVLSLALISLMAAGAQAQEAEKKASNKPVFTTIKENPITSIKDQNRSGTCWDYSTISFFEAEILKATGKTYDLCESFVANKTYMERATQVVRFHGDCQFSQGGSAEDVLATMKKHGIVPEGTMPFPGSLYGDSLNNFNEFFSLMEPYVAAIAKSSAKKISGQWKVGLQGILDAYLGKCPEEFTYEGKKYTPQTFVKSLGINLDDYVSITSYTHHPFYSAFAVEVQDNWRFPLSYNLPMDEMMKVIDNAIEKGYTIAWGGDVSEDGFTRQGLAYAIDTKKTESLQGSDMAKWLKMTAAKKKNLIDSLGCNVPEITPTQELRQERFDNWELTDDHGMLIYGVAKDQNGKEYYMVKNSWGETGEYKGIWYMTKTFIAANTMDFLVNKNAIPKDIRKKLGI; encoded by the coding sequence ATGAAGAAAGTTTTATCACTCGCACTGATCAGCCTCATGGCTGCTGGTGCACAGGCTCAGGAGGCCGAGAAGAAGGCCAGCAACAAGCCTGTATTCACAACCATTAAGGAGAATCCAATTACAAGCATCAAGGACCAGAACCGCAGCGGTACCTGTTGGGACTACAGCACCATCTCATTCTTCGAGGCTGAGATTCTGAAGGCTACAGGCAAGACATACGACCTCTGCGAGTCATTCGTTGCCAACAAGACCTATATGGAACGTGCTACACAGGTGGTTCGCTTCCATGGCGACTGTCAGTTCTCTCAGGGCGGTAGCGCCGAAGACGTGCTGGCTACGATGAAGAAACACGGTATCGTACCCGAGGGCACCATGCCTTTCCCCGGTTCGCTGTATGGCGACTCACTGAACAACTTCAATGAGTTTTTCTCTCTGATGGAGCCTTACGTGGCTGCTATCGCCAAGAGCTCAGCCAAGAAGATCAGCGGTCAGTGGAAGGTTGGTCTGCAGGGGATCCTCGACGCCTACCTGGGTAAGTGTCCTGAGGAGTTTACCTACGAGGGCAAGAAATACACCCCACAGACTTTCGTGAAGAGCCTGGGCATCAATCTGGATGACTATGTCAGCATCACCAGTTATACACACCACCCCTTCTATAGCGCTTTCGCTGTAGAGGTGCAGGACAACTGGCGCTTCCCCCTGTCATACAACCTGCCTATGGACGAGATGATGAAGGTTATCGACAATGCCATTGAGAAGGGTTACACCATAGCATGGGGCGGCGACGTGAGTGAAGATGGTTTCACACGTCAGGGTCTGGCCTACGCCATCGACACCAAGAAGACCGAGAGTCTGCAGGGTAGCGATATGGCAAAATGGCTGAAGATGACAGCTGCCAAGAAAAAGAACCTCATCGACTCTCTGGGCTGCAACGTGCCTGAGATTACACCTACACAGGAACTGCGTCAGGAGCGTTTCGACAACTGGGAGCTGACCGACGACCACGGCATGCTGATCTACGGCGTGGCCAAGGACCAGAACGGCAAGGAGTACTACATGGTGAAGAACTCATGGGGTGAGACTGGCGAATACAAGGGTATTTGGTATATGACCAAGACCTTCATCGCAGCCAACACAATGGACTTCCTCGTCAACAAGAACGCTATCCCCAAGGATATCCGCAAGAAACTGGGAATCTAA
- a CDS encoding fibrobacter succinogenes major paralogous domain-containing protein encodes MKDSTNIKMQLLDKYGDASCMESVDFCRAAYRFITEEDDAATPSTEQHDIVSAPAHVQAIDLGLPSGTLWADRNVGAKSPEDYGAFFSWGNTEPLYPVNSGNDWGDDDDVFAEECAFTEDNYKKTEGYKLKGDIDISHDAARINMGEPWLMPTSEQFQELYDNCTWIRKTINGMNGYLVTSKINGNSIFFACAGYCYGASLYLRGSYGYYWSSTYYSATNARYLSFSSSSVSPQSYSSRRYGFSVRAVQKLPKK; translated from the coding sequence ATGAAAGATTCAACAAACATCAAGATGCAGCTCCTTGATAAATATGGGGATGCAAGTTGCATGGAGTCTGTGGACTTCTGCCGTGCGGCCTATCGGTTCATTACCGAAGAAGATGATGCCGCAACACCTTCTACAGAACAGCATGACATCGTTTCTGCTCCAGCCCACGTGCAGGCTATTGATCTTGGCCTGCCGTCAGGAACTCTCTGGGCCGATCGTAACGTAGGTGCCAAGTCACCCGAAGATTACGGAGCATTCTTCTCTTGGGGAAACACAGAACCTCTCTATCCTGTAAACAGCGGAAATGACTGGGGTGACGATGATGATGTTTTCGCCGAGGAATGTGCTTTCACCGAAGACAACTACAAGAAGACTGAGGGTTACAAACTGAAAGGCGATATCGACATCTCTCACGACGCTGCACGTATAAACATGGGAGAACCTTGGTTGATGCCTACATCAGAGCAGTTCCAGGAACTCTACGATAACTGCACTTGGATTCGCAAGACGATCAACGGAATGAACGGCTACTTGGTAACGTCGAAAATCAACGGCAACTCCATCTTCTTCGCGTGTGCGGGATATTGTTATGGTGCGTCGCTCTACCTTCGCGGATCGTACGGCTACTACTGGTCGTCCACGTACTACTCTGCCACGAATGCGCGCTACTTGAGCTTCAGTAGTTCGAGTGTCAGTCCTCAGAGCTACAGCAGTCGGCGCTACGGCTTCTCTGTGCGGGCTGTTCAGAAGTTGCCTAAGAAGTAA
- a CDS encoding XRE family transcriptional regulator produces MNKDEVSKNIKALLTSRNLNQKGLAKMVGFSDSMISEMLSGKKNVMPLAEKVADVFDVSLDWLCGNVSEKDTRPRILTYACAGTLSEAIEEYSEPMPVIAQMPRYDFTIMVRGDSMEPEFRSGDEIACLKVNEKAFVQWGKPHVLFTSQGIVVKRLYEGENGFRCVSDNKQYPEFFVPGEDVYSVSLVVGLVRVF; encoded by the coding sequence ATGAACAAAGACGAGGTTTCAAAGAACATAAAAGCCTTGCTCACCAGCAGGAATCTGAATCAGAAGGGGCTTGCCAAGATGGTAGGCTTTAGCGACTCCATGATTTCTGAGATGCTGAGCGGCAAGAAGAACGTCATGCCTCTCGCCGAGAAGGTTGCAGATGTTTTTGATGTGAGTCTCGACTGGCTCTGCGGGAATGTGTCTGAAAAGGACACGCGCCCGCGTATTCTCACATACGCTTGCGCGGGTACATTATCAGAAGCCATAGAAGAATATAGCGAGCCAATGCCTGTGATAGCACAGATGCCTCGCTATGACTTCACGATCATGGTTCGTGGCGACTCCATGGAGCCAGAGTTTCGTAGTGGCGACGAGATAGCTTGCCTGAAAGTGAACGAGAAGGCTTTCGTTCAATGGGGAAAGCCTCACGTTTTGTTCACCTCGCAGGGAATTGTCGTCAAGAGACTGTATGAAGGGGAGAATGGATTTCGGTGTGTGTCTGACAATAAGCAGTACCCTGAGTTCTTCGTTCCTGGGGAAGATGTTTACTCTGTCAGTTTGGTTGTAGGTTTAGTTAGAGTGTTTTGA
- a CDS encoding aminopeptidase P family protein, whose translation MFEKETYIRRRAQLKKLVGNGVVVLFGNNESPANYPANGYAPFRQDSSFLYYFGQHRDGLVGVIDIDNDEEWLFGDDIDVEDIVWMGYTPSVADLGTEVGVSKTAPMAQLKVLCDKANGRSIHFLPPYRFDTKIQIMDLLGIHPSQQKEKASLDLIKAVVKMRATKEPQEIEAIEKACDVGYAMHTTAQLLIKPGVTERFIGGQVDGIARSLAQGVSFATIFSQHGEIMHGNPSDAPLEDGRLVLCDAGCELNDYCSDNTRTMPVNGKFTQKQLEIYSIVEACHDYVLEVAKPGVKYADVHFAVCRLMTDRLKELGLMKGDTEEAVRAGAHAMFLPHGLGHMMGMDVHDMEGLGQIYVGFDEETRPNLEQFGTNCLRMGRKLEPGFVVTDEPGIYFIPHLIDLWKKEGHCKEFLNFDLLETYKDFGGIRIEDDLLITEDGCRFMGSKRIPYHPQELEDFMKNN comes from the coding sequence ATGTTTGAAAAAGAGACTTATATCAGACGCCGTGCACAGCTGAAAAAGCTGGTAGGAAACGGTGTGGTGGTGCTCTTCGGTAATAACGAGTCGCCCGCCAATTATCCTGCCAACGGCTATGCACCTTTCCGTCAGGACTCTTCGTTTCTGTACTACTTCGGTCAGCACAGAGACGGACTGGTAGGTGTTATCGACATAGACAACGACGAGGAATGGCTCTTCGGTGATGATATCGACGTAGAGGATATCGTATGGATGGGCTACACACCCAGTGTGGCAGATTTGGGCACTGAGGTAGGTGTCAGCAAGACAGCCCCTATGGCACAGTTAAAAGTTCTTTGCGACAAGGCTAACGGACGTTCTATCCATTTTCTGCCGCCATACCGTTTCGATACCAAGATCCAGATTATGGACTTGCTGGGCATCCACCCATCGCAACAGAAGGAAAAGGCTTCACTCGATTTGATTAAAGCTGTGGTGAAGATGCGTGCTACGAAGGAGCCGCAGGAAATAGAGGCTATTGAGAAAGCTTGTGATGTAGGTTATGCCATGCATACCACAGCACAGCTGCTGATTAAGCCTGGTGTGACCGAGCGCTTCATCGGCGGACAGGTAGATGGCATTGCCCGCAGTCTGGCACAAGGCGTCAGTTTCGCCACCATCTTCAGTCAGCATGGCGAGATTATGCACGGCAACCCATCTGACGCTCCCCTGGAGGACGGACGATTAGTACTGTGTGATGCCGGTTGCGAACTGAATGATTATTGCTCAGACAATACACGTACGATGCCCGTTAACGGTAAGTTCACCCAGAAACAACTGGAGATATACTCTATCGTAGAGGCTTGTCACGACTACGTACTGGAGGTGGCTAAGCCTGGCGTGAAATACGCAGACGTGCACTTCGCCGTATGCCGTCTGATGACCGACCGGTTGAAGGAATTGGGACTGATGAAAGGTGACACGGAAGAAGCCGTACGTGCTGGTGCCCACGCCATGTTCCTGCCTCACGGACTGGGACATATGATGGGTATGGACGTACACGATATGGAAGGACTGGGCCAGATATACGTAGGTTTCGACGAGGAGACACGCCCCAATCTGGAACAGTTTGGTACCAACTGCCTGCGCATGGGACGCAAACTGGAACCAGGCTTCGTCGTAACTGATGAACCAGGTATCTACTTCATCCCCCACCTCATCGACCTTTGGAAGAAAGAAGGACACTGCAAGGAGTTCCTCAACTTTGACCTGCTAGAGACCTACAAGGACTTTGGCGGTATCCGCATTGAGGATGACCTGCTGATTACTGAGGACGGTTGCCGCTTCATGGGCAGCAAGCGTATCCCCTATCACCCACAAGAACTGGAAGACTTTATGAAAAACAATTAA